One Synechococcus sp. Nb3U1 genomic window, GAAAGCGAACCAGTCTACAAAATGAAGCCTTTGCGTTAATTTGCTCTACTGCTCTGAACAAACATTCGAGTATCTTTAGATCCTTAAGTTTTGACCTTAAGTAAAGATCAGTAGAGCTCAGATCTCAGATCAGAGCTGATTAAAAAGATCATTTCGGCCCCTACGGGGGCTTTTTTTATGGGCTGCTGCCGACAAAGGGATCCCTGGCTGGGGCATTTCGCAGGAGTAGGGGTTGCAGTAGACTGAGGAGCGCTATATTTTCTGCGATGGCCCATGCACAAGATCCCAGTTACTGTGATCACCGGATTTTTGGGATCCGGCAAAACCACCCTGATCCGTCACCTATTGCGCAACCCTGAGGGCCGTCGTATCGCTGTGATTGTCAATGAGTTTGGCGAGATGGGGATTGATGGTGAGCTGCTACAGGATTGCCAAATCTGCGAAGAAGGGGGATCCCCAACCGCCCCCGCACCGATTTTGGAACTGGCCAATGGCTGTCTTTGCTGCACGGTACAAGAAGAGTTTTTGCCCACCATGGAGGAACTGCTGCAACGACGGGAAGATCTTGACTGTATTGTGATCGAAACCTCTGGCTTAGCACTGCCCAAACCCTTGGTACAGGCCTTCCGCTGGCCTACGCTTCGCACCGGGGCAACCGTAGATGGAGTGATCACGGTGGTGGATTGTCAGGCCCTAGCCCGGGGGGAATATGTCAGCAATTTGGCGGCTCTAGAAGCCCAACGGCAAGTGGATACCAGCCTAGACCATGAAACGCCGATTGAGGAGCTGTTTGAGGATCAGCTGAGTTGTGCGGATCTGGTGTTGTTGACCAAGGTAGATCAGGTCAGCCCTACCGAACGGTTCCAAGTGGAAAACTGGCTGCGCCAAGAACTACCCACCGGGATCCAGGTGATCCCTTGCCAACAGGGCCAGATTGCGGCGGCAGTGCTGCTGGGCTTTAGTGCGGCTGTAGAAGACCAGTTAGACCAACGCCCCAGCCATCACGACCACGAAGGAGATCACGACCACGAAGCCTTCGACTCCCTGCATCTCACCCTGCCCCCGATCTCGGATCCAGGATCTTTAATCGCCCAACTGCGGCAACTGGTAGAAAAAGAATGCTTGTACCGCGTCAAGGGCTTTGTTGCGGTGACCGACAAATCCATGCGGATGGTGCTACAGGGGGTGGGATCCCGATTCGAAACCTACTACGACCGCCCCTGGCGTACAGACGAGCTGCGGCAAACTCGCTTGGTGTTGATTGGGCAACATCTTGACCGGAAGTGGATTCAAGCTCAGCTTCAACCCATGCCCACCGGTTGAGAGATTCATCCCTTCAGAGGTAGGCATCCAGTAACGTAGCCACCGTCGGAAACTGGGAAACCATGCCCAAACTTTCCGGACAAGCTGCCGGATAGACAAAATGTCGATGGTGCAAGCAATACTCATCCCATTCCGAAAGCTGTACCCGAAACAAAAAGGCCAATGACCGAAACAAACGCACCGGCAGCGGTACCCGAAAATAGATGGTTTTTTTGTAGTAGGCACACACCTGCTCCACACATTGATTGAGGGACAAAGGGGGATTGCCGAGCACCCAATCGCCACCTCCAGGCGGATGGGCGACCCAATGGGCCACCATCTGGGCAATATCGGCAGCATGGATAAAGTGAAAGCTGGCATCAACCCTCAAAAAGCGGATCAGATCCAACCAGCGGAACACGTCCTTGAGACCGCTGGTGATATGGGAGTAAGGATGGTGAGGGCTGCCCCCAAACAACAATGTTGGGTACAGAGTCAGGATACGATCCGGCCAGAAGCAGCTTTCCGGTCGGCGCATCAACATCTCGTACTTGCTGCGGATATAGTCGGTTCCAGCCCGTCCTGCTACAGCCAAAGGTTCGAGGGCATGGTTCAGGAGGCTGGCGGTGGAAAAGTAGATCACCTGCTGACAGCGATCCGGATCCAGCAAACTCAGCAACTCTAATGTATGGGTGACGTTGACCCCCCAAGCGGCTATGGGATCCCCCCAAGCGGCCGCCATGTGAATCAACCCATCCATTTGCCGAAGTAAGGTGGCCTGTTCGCCGATACGCATTAAATCTCCAGGCACCAAGGTAATTGGGGCGGGGAAACGTTCTATCGGCAGCCGTAGACGGGTGGGCTCGCGGATCAGCACATACAAATGGTAGGCCGGCTGGGTGGGATGGGCGGGATCCATCTGCTGGGCCAAGCGTTCCAAAACGTAGTGCCCCAAGCAGCCGCTAGCGCCAGTAAGAAACAGGTTCCGCAAAAGGTCTCCGGCCCGCCATCACCAACGGGAACTTGATCAAAAAAGCTTCTGACTAGTGTATCGTCTTGGTTCCCTTTTGCTGGGCTTGGGAAGATCAGGGATCCCCAGCGGAGTGGGGGAAGACCTGTTCAGGCTATGTGCAGACAAGGCTGGCAATTGACGGACAAGGATGTAAGCATGGTTGCAACCTTGGTTCCCCGCGAAGTTTGTTGTGACGACCTCCTCCTCCTCCCGCCCACGTGCTCTGAACCTCTGGCCACCCTTGGCCTTGGTTGTAGGACGGCTGACCCAAGCTCTGCCGGTGCTGCTGTTGATTACGGTGCTCAGCTTTTTGTTGTTGCAGTTGGCCCCAGGGGACTTTCTGGATCAGTTGCGGGCGGATCCCAATATTAGTCAAGAGTTTATCGCTCAAGAAGAGGCTCGCCTGGGGTTGGATCAGCCCTTGGTCTGGCAATACCTCATCTGGTTGGGAAACCTGCTGCGGGGAGATTTTGGCCTGAGCTACACCTACCGCATTCCGGTGTTGGGGCTGATCGCCTCCCGCGCTGGGGCTACCCTGCTGTTGGCGGCTGCCTCCATTTTGCTGACCTGGATGATCGCTGTTCCACTGGGGATCCTGGGAGCCCTGCGGCAAAATACCGCTCTGGATCGAGCTCTACAGCTGCTCAGCTACTTGGGACAGGCCATGCCCAGCTTTGTGCTGGCGATTTTGCTACTGATTTTGGCCCAAAATGTGGGTTGGCTACCGGTGGGAGGCATGACCAGTGTGTACTTCGCTGAGCTGAACCTGGGGGAAAAACTACTGGATTTGGGCCGCCACCTACTGTTGCCGACTTTGGTGCTCAGCATCACCAGCTTCGCCGGACTGCAACGGATCACACGCGGTAACTTCTTGGATGTGCTGCGACAGGAATACATTCAGGCGGCACGGGCACGGGGCATTCCCGAATGGCGGGTCATCGGTCTACACGCTCTCCGCAATGCCATTAACCCTTTGGTGACCCTTTTGGGCTTTGAGTTTGCCAATCTGCTTAGTGGTTCCTTTATTGCCGAGTTTTTCTTTAATTGGCCGGGGCTGGGCAAGCTGCTGCTCGAGGCGGTGCAGAGCTTCGATATCAATGTGGTGATGGCAGGGCTTTTGCTGGGGGCAGTGATGCTAATTCTGGGCAATTTACTGGCAGATCTGTTGTTGCAATGGGTGGATCCCCGTATTCGGCGGGATTCTCTCTTCTGACACTCCCCGCGCCCAACAACCGGGGATTCTTGGTTCTAGGAACTCGCTTGCTCTGACAGGACTGCTGCAAGCAGAGTAGAGATGGGTTCTCCCCAAGCGGGGCACGGTTGAGAATCTGTTGACACCCATGCTTAGGCTCTGTTGGGTTGCAGCGCTCCAAGCTGTCGTTCTATTTTGCTGGAGTTTAAACTCAACGGAATCTGAACTGTGGTTGGGTTCGTATCCAACTTGAACTGTCCCCTACTTGAGGAGCTATTTTTCCATGTTGTTCGGTGTCTCTGATGTTCAGCCCCGCCGGGTTTTCAAGCTTTTTTGTGGTTTGTGCTTGGCGGCTTTGTTATTTCTCAGTGGTTGTGGTAGCAGTAGTAACTCAGGGACTACTCTTCTGCCTCCGCCTCCTGGGGATGTGGTGTCTACCGCCGCCTTAACCCTTTCTCCTGATGTTGAGGTGCCTCCTGTAACGGTGCCTAGTGCTGCCAGTGGCAGTGCGGTAGTCACCCTTAACCAAACCGCCCGTACCCTGAGGGTTCAGGGGAATTTCACCAACCTAACCACCCCTCTTCGTCCCATCGCTGATTTTGGCCCCGGACACATTCACATTGCCCAACCTGCGGCAGGACAATCCTTCACGCAGGCCACAGGGCCGGTGATTTTTGTCTTGAATATGTTGCCAAATCCGGGGAATCAGTCGGGGAACTTCCAACTGGAAACCAGCCTCACCCCCGAGCAAGTATCCAGTTTCTTGGCGGGTGCCTACTACATCAACATCCATACCGAAGCCAATCCACCCGGAGAATTGCGTGCCCAGGTAGTTTTCCCGCTCTAGAAGCTTGAAATGCCAACCGATGGAGGCCAGGGATCCCGGCTGGGATCCTTTTTTTGGGGGAGCCGCGGATGCAACCGGTTGTTGTCAAAAATCAGCTCCTCCGTCACCAGAAGAGGATCGGATCCCGGAGAAATTGGCTATCCTGTGGATGGTTTTGGCAAATCCTGACCCAAACAGTACCCATGACAACCCCAATGCCAGAGCTGGTGGGAGGAAACGGTGGCTGACTACAATCGCGGCATCATGAAGTTCAACGGGGCGGATAGCCCAATGGTCATTTTGATCTCGGCAGCTGTTGTGGCCGGTGTGGTTTCGGCCTTGATCTGGTGGGCTCTACATTTCGCCTATGCTGTTTGAATGCTGAGCTAGCCTTGACCACTGAGTCTCTGTCCCTTCCCGGTTGGGATCGGAAGCACCTGCTGCGTTTGCAGCGGTCTCTCCAGGATTGGTTCTGTACCCAGGGCCGAGATCTGCCTTGGCGACACACTCAGGATCCCTATGCCATTTGGGTTTCGGAGGTGATGTTGCAGCAGACGCAAGTGGCGACGGTGATCCCCTATTTCCAGCGTTGGATGCAGGCGTTACCCCGGATCTCGGACTTGGCGGCTGCGCCCCAACACCAGGTGCTCAAACTTTGGGAAGGAATGGGCTATTACCGGCGGGCCCTGAATCTGCGTAGAGCTGCCCAGATCCTAATGCGGGAGCAGAATGGCGAATTTCCTAGGGATCTGAACAGGGTTCTGGCGTTGCCAGGGATTGGGCGCACCACTGCCGGAGGCATCCTCAGCGCAGCCTTTAATCAACCTGTGCCGATTTTGGATGGCAACGTGAAGCGGGTTTTGGCTCGTCTAGTTGCTTTGCAACACCCTCCTGCCCAGTGTTTGCCCCTCTTGTGGCAGCTTTCGGAACAAGTATTGGATCCCGTACAGCCGCGGAATTTTAATCAAGCCCTGATGGATTTGGGAGCAACGGTTTGCCGCCCCAAGCAGCCTCGCTGTGGAGAATGCCCTTGGCAAGCGGATTGCAGCGCCTACAATCGAGGTCAACACCACCAGTTGCCTATGTCTGTGCCCCGTGCTACCCGTCCCCACAAGCAAATTGCAGTGGCCATCGTTCTGCGAGGAAAAGAAATCCTCATTGACCAACGACTAGAAACCTCGATGCTGAGCGGATTGTGGGAGTTTCCGGGGGGGAAAATTGAACCGGGGGAAACGGCGGCTGAATGTGTGGTGCGGGAGGTGAAAGAAGAGATCGGCATCGATATTGAGGTGGTCACGGAGCTGGCCACGATTGAACATGCCTATACCCACTTCACCATTACTCTGATTGCCTTTATCTGTCGCTATTTGGGTGGAGAAGCCCAGGCTCTGCAATGTACCGAAGTGCGTTGGGTTAGTCCAGCAGCGCTGTCGG contains:
- the mutY gene encoding A/G-specific adenine glycosylase; protein product: MTTESLSLPGWDRKHLLRLQRSLQDWFCTQGRDLPWRHTQDPYAIWVSEVMLQQTQVATVIPYFQRWMQALPRISDLAAAPQHQVLKLWEGMGYYRRALNLRRAAQILMREQNGEFPRDLNRVLALPGIGRTTAGGILSAAFNQPVPILDGNVKRVLARLVALQHPPAQCLPLLWQLSEQVLDPVQPRNFNQALMDLGATVCRPKQPRCGECPWQADCSAYNRGQHHQLPMSVPRATRPHKQIAVAIVLRGKEILIDQRLETSMLSGLWEFPGGKIEPGETAAECVVREVKEEIGIDIEVVTELATIEHAYTHFTITLIAFICRYLGGEAQALQCTEVRWVSPAALSEFPFPGANQKLFPYLHAWLAEQRETWDAE
- a CDS encoding CHRD domain-containing protein, with protein sequence MSTAALTLSPDVEVPPVTVPSAASGSAVVTLNQTARTLRVQGNFTNLTTPLRPIADFGPGHIHIAQPAAGQSFTQATGPVIFVLNMLPNPGNQSGNFQLETSLTPEQVSSFLAGAYYINIHTEANPPGELRAQVVFPL
- a CDS encoding NAD-dependent epimerase/dehydratase family protein, producing the protein MRNLFLTGASGCLGHYVLERLAQQMDPAHPTQPAYHLYVLIREPTRLRLPIERFPAPITLVPGDLMRIGEQATLLRQMDGLIHMAAAWGDPIAAWGVNVTHTLELLSLLDPDRCQQVIYFSTASLLNHALEPLAVAGRAGTDYIRSKYEMLMRRPESCFWPDRILTLYPTLLFGGSPHHPYSHITSGLKDVFRWLDLIRFLRVDASFHFIHAADIAQMVAHWVAHPPGGGDWVLGNPPLSLNQCVEQVCAYYKKTIYFRVPLPVRLFRSLAFLFRVQLSEWDEYCLHHRHFVYPAACPESLGMVSQFPTVATLLDAYL
- a CDS encoding ABC transporter permease; translated protein: MTTSSSSRPRALNLWPPLALVVGRLTQALPVLLLITVLSFLLLQLAPGDFLDQLRADPNISQEFIAQEEARLGLDQPLVWQYLIWLGNLLRGDFGLSYTYRIPVLGLIASRAGATLLLAAASILLTWMIAVPLGILGALRQNTALDRALQLLSYLGQAMPSFVLAILLLILAQNVGWLPVGGMTSVYFAELNLGEKLLDLGRHLLLPTLVLSITSFAGLQRITRGNFLDVLRQEYIQAARARGIPEWRVIGLHALRNAINPLVTLLGFEFANLLSGSFIAEFFFNWPGLGKLLLEAVQSFDINVVMAGLLLGAVMLILGNLLADLLLQWVDPRIRRDSLF
- the cobW gene encoding cobalamin biosynthesis protein CobW, which gives rise to MHKIPVTVITGFLGSGKTTLIRHLLRNPEGRRIAVIVNEFGEMGIDGELLQDCQICEEGGSPTAPAPILELANGCLCCTVQEEFLPTMEELLQRREDLDCIVIETSGLALPKPLVQAFRWPTLRTGATVDGVITVVDCQALARGEYVSNLAALEAQRQVDTSLDHETPIEELFEDQLSCADLVLLTKVDQVSPTERFQVENWLRQELPTGIQVIPCQQGQIAAAVLLGFSAAVEDQLDQRPSHHDHEGDHDHEAFDSLHLTLPPISDPGSLIAQLRQLVEKECLYRVKGFVAVTDKSMRMVLQGVGSRFETYYDRPWRTDELRQTRLVLIGQHLDRKWIQAQLQPMPTG